From the Fervidobacterium thailandense genome, one window contains:
- the fabG gene encoding 3-oxoacyl-ACP reductase FabG, translating into MSERLKGKVAIVTGASGGIGRAIVAELLSESCTVVGINQSEDPSNIGYHEFIADVTNRTRIEEVVDEVIKKFGRIDILINNAGVTKDTLFYRMSYEDWDYVINVNLTGAFNLTKACIRELVKNEGVIINISSVVGLEGNIGQANYSASKSGLIGFTKSLAKEFGRKNVRVIAIAPGFIETPMTERLSEELKSKALERIALRRFGKPEEVAKLVKFLIIDGTYITGQVIVIDGGLEL; encoded by the coding sequence ATGAGTGAACGACTAAAAGGAAAAGTCGCAATTGTAACGGGGGCTTCTGGAGGGATAGGTAGGGCTATCGTTGCCGAGTTACTTTCAGAATCTTGCACGGTGGTTGGAATAAATCAAAGCGAAGATCCTTCAAACATCGGATACCATGAATTCATCGCCGATGTGACGAACAGAACTCGGATAGAAGAGGTCGTCGATGAAGTGATAAAAAAATTTGGAAGGATAGATATCCTAATAAACAACGCCGGTGTCACAAAGGATACCCTGTTCTACAGGATGAGTTACGAAGACTGGGATTATGTTATAAACGTCAACCTCACTGGTGCTTTCAACCTCACAAAAGCTTGCATCAGAGAACTTGTAAAAAACGAAGGCGTGATCATAAACATTTCCTCCGTTGTGGGACTTGAGGGTAACATCGGACAGGCAAACTATTCCGCCTCAAAATCCGGACTTATTGGATTCACCAAATCGTTGGCCAAAGAATTCGGCCGAAAAAATGTAAGGGTCATCGCAATTGCACCGGGGTTCATCGAAACACCGATGACAGAACGTTTGAGCGAAGAACTCAAGTCCAAAGCTCTTGAACGAATCGCGTTGAGGAGATTCGGAAAACCTGAAGAAGTAGCTAAACTGGTCAAATTCCTCATCATCGACGGCACGTATATCACGGGCCAAGTAATCGTTATTGACGGTGGTCTTGAACTCTGA
- a CDS encoding biotin transporter BioY, whose protein sequence is MKRSQDNRLFNLALASIFASLTAAGAQISIPLGPVPFTLQVLIIFLAGYLLEPRWAFLSLTIYLILGAIGIPVFANFSSGVGHLVGPTGGYLLAFPLSAFLISYLRRFNKILAGAVGLGVIYTLGWLVLGIHLGNFQKAFKVGVVPFIGFDALKLLMALYISTLVEKRVNLREVEE, encoded by the coding sequence TTGAAAAGGTCGCAGGATAATCGCCTCTTCAACCTCGCATTGGCATCAATATTTGCTTCTTTAACCGCCGCCGGTGCACAAATTTCAATACCGCTCGGACCGGTTCCTTTCACACTCCAAGTACTAATAATTTTCCTTGCAGGTTACTTATTGGAACCGCGCTGGGCATTCTTAAGCCTCACAATATACCTAATTCTTGGTGCGATCGGAATTCCAGTGTTCGCAAACTTCTCAAGCGGTGTTGGTCACCTGGTAGGCCCAACGGGGGGATATCTACTTGCGTTCCCACTGAGCGCGTTCCTAATCTCTTACCTGCGCCGGTTCAACAAGATCCTTGCCGGGGCTGTTGGGCTCGGGGTGATTTACACACTCGGTTGGCTTGTTTTGGGAATACACCTTGGCAATTTCCAGAAAGCGTTCAAAGTTGGAGTTGTTCCGTTCATTGGCTTTGATGCTCTGAAATTACTCATGGCACTTTATATCTCAACATTGGTGGAGAAACGCGTAAACCTTCGTGAGGTGGAAGAATGA
- the fabZ gene encoding 3-hydroxyacyl-ACP dehydratase FabZ — protein sequence MLSKKEIENILPHRDPILLVDEVLEIQEDRILAKKIISSDESVLKGHFPEYPIYPGVYIIEGLAQTAGILLLREISASGKKVVPLFLGIDDARFKKEVRPPCELLYDVKLLESKMGVYIVDAKAYVNNSLVAKAKLVLGSKVASEGTEGTKNE from the coding sequence TTGCTTTCGAAGAAAGAAATTGAGAACATCTTGCCTCACCGCGATCCTATCTTGTTAGTGGACGAAGTGCTGGAAATCCAAGAGGATCGAATCCTTGCCAAGAAAATCATCTCCAGCGACGAGTCCGTTCTAAAGGGACACTTTCCCGAATACCCGATTTACCCCGGAGTGTACATCATCGAAGGATTAGCTCAAACCGCCGGGATTTTGCTTCTCAGGGAAATCAGCGCATCTGGAAAGAAGGTCGTACCTCTCTTCCTTGGTATAGACGATGCACGATTCAAAAAGGAAGTTCGGCCACCGTGTGAGCTCTTGTACGACGTAAAACTCCTCGAATCTAAGATGGGGGTTTACATCGTTGATGCAAAAGCCTACGTAAATAACAGTCTCGTTGCCAAGGCCAAACTTGTGCTTGGGAGTAAAGTGGCCTCGGAAGGTACGGAGGGAACAAAAAATGAATGA
- the fabD gene encoding ACP S-malonyltransferase, producing the protein MRAFIFPGQGSQYSGMATDFSKYKPWNEYLERAKSVLKFDIDRVMDGDEETLKLTENAQPAIFLASYVAYEQLRELGVDFDAVAGHSLGEYTALAVAGVYDFETGIYLVRKRGEYISQAVKPGEGSMAAVLGADLSMVEEEVKKFEELYVANYNSADQVVVSGKTESVKQFVEEMRKKKIKAIELKVSGPFHTPLLDEAKERMTKEIEHIKFRTPKVPIVMNSTARETTDPETIKHYVLEQISGPVLWYQSVNRMLELGVKEFVEVGPKNVLSSMLVKAGHPARHFMELLNEIGSEELEKVAG; encoded by the coding sequence ATGAGAGCGTTTATTTTCCCGGGTCAAGGTTCACAGTACTCCGGCATGGCCACAGATTTCTCCAAGTACAAACCGTGGAATGAATACCTGGAGAGAGCAAAGTCCGTTCTAAAGTTCGACATAGACCGCGTTATGGACGGTGATGAAGAAACACTGAAACTTACAGAAAACGCTCAACCAGCTATCTTTCTGGCAAGTTACGTAGCTTATGAACAACTTCGGGAGCTTGGGGTTGACTTTGACGCTGTAGCTGGTCACAGCCTTGGTGAATACACCGCACTTGCCGTGGCAGGTGTTTACGACTTCGAAACGGGAATATACCTCGTACGCAAGAGGGGAGAGTACATTTCGCAAGCTGTCAAACCAGGAGAAGGAAGTATGGCAGCCGTCCTCGGTGCCGACCTTTCCATGGTTGAAGAGGAAGTGAAAAAATTCGAAGAACTTTACGTAGCAAACTACAACTCCGCAGACCAGGTCGTTGTAAGTGGTAAAACCGAGAGTGTAAAGCAGTTCGTCGAAGAAATGAGGAAAAAGAAAATTAAGGCTATCGAGTTAAAAGTCTCCGGCCCGTTCCACACACCGTTGCTTGATGAAGCAAAGGAACGAATGACCAAGGAAATCGAGCACATTAAGTTTAGAACCCCAAAAGTTCCGATAGTGATGAACAGCACTGCTCGAGAAACAACAGATCCAGAAACAATCAAACACTACGTACTTGAACAAATAAGTGGACCCGTCCTGTGGTACCAATCAGTTAATCGTATGCTCGAGTTAGGAGTCAAAGAATTTGTTGAAGTGGGCCCGAAGAACGTATTATCGAGCATGCTCGTAAAAGCCGGCCATCCTGCGCGTCATTTCATGGAACTCCTAAACGAAATAGGGAGTGAGGAACTTGAAAAGGTCGCAGGATAA
- the fabK gene encoding enoyl-[acyl-carrier-protein] reductase FabK — MNDFTKLFENNRVCQLLKIKYPIIMGGMSWAGTPTLAAAVSNAGGLGIIGSGPMRADDLREAIRKTRELTDQPFGVNIILVSPYADELVRVVIEEHVPVVTFGAGNPSKYVKELKDAGIVIMPVVASDNMAKMMERIGADAVIAEGMESGGHIGEVTTIVLVNAVCRAVNIPVIAAGGIVDGRSMAAAFALGAEGIQMGTRFIATTEADTHENFKQLILKASIRDTVVTGAKLGHPARVIETRFAKKVRELEVANLEEAEHILVGSLRKAVVDGNIEEGSFMAGQCVGLIKEIKPVKEVIKDVIQEFLETVKILHKQTFQGGGLA, encoded by the coding sequence ATGAATGACTTTACCAAGCTCTTCGAAAACAACCGAGTATGCCAACTTCTTAAAATCAAATACCCAATCATCATGGGAGGTATGTCCTGGGCTGGCACACCAACGTTGGCAGCGGCTGTCTCCAACGCTGGTGGTCTCGGTATCATCGGCTCAGGACCGATGAGAGCAGACGATTTACGGGAGGCCATACGAAAAACTCGAGAGTTAACCGACCAACCTTTTGGTGTTAACATTATCCTCGTATCCCCTTACGCTGACGAACTTGTAAGAGTGGTCATTGAAGAACATGTACCTGTGGTTACCTTTGGAGCCGGAAACCCTTCAAAGTACGTTAAGGAGCTCAAAGACGCCGGCATCGTTATAATGCCCGTGGTTGCTTCCGATAACATGGCCAAGATGATGGAGCGTATCGGTGCGGATGCTGTCATCGCTGAAGGCATGGAATCAGGAGGACACATTGGAGAAGTGACAACAATCGTTTTGGTGAACGCCGTTTGCCGAGCTGTCAACATTCCGGTGATAGCCGCAGGTGGTATCGTCGATGGACGTTCGATGGCAGCTGCCTTCGCGCTCGGGGCCGAAGGAATCCAGATGGGTACACGCTTTATCGCGACCACCGAGGCCGATACACACGAAAACTTCAAGCAACTTATATTGAAAGCATCCATCAGGGACACCGTTGTGACTGGGGCAAAGCTCGGACATCCGGCACGGGTCATAGAAACACGCTTTGCCAAAAAAGTGCGTGAGCTTGAGGTGGCAAATCTCGAAGAAGCCGAACACATCTTAGTTGGGAGCCTTCGCAAAGCTGTCGTTGATGGAAACATCGAAGAAGGTTCGTTCATGGCTGGCCAGTGCGTGGGATTGATAAAAGAAATCAAACCAGTAAAAGAGGTTATAAAAGACGTTATCCAAGAATTTTTGGAAACAGTAAAGATTCTGCATAAACAAACGTTCCAAGGGGGTGGATTGGCATGA